AACAGGCTCTGCCAAATTCGGCGCATAGATTTTTAATTGATCAATCAGAATAGCTCGTACTTCAGGGGCGCTAGATGACGGCCCTCCCTTAGGGGCTGAAGCATTGTCTTTCAAAGTAACAAAACGCTTAATCTGAGGAGTTTCGTTTTTCTTTTCTTCGGTGGATTTTTCGCAGTTCTTGTACAAACTACGTAAATTTATTTTCACCTGCCCGGCTTCAACCTGAGTCACCGGATTTTCACCTTGAACGAGCGACCAGAAGGACAGCGGCAAACGGATTTCATCGGCCGTGAGTTCCGGCTGCATCCAGCACTCGTTGTCAGATTCCATTTTCACTTTTGTGATGATGACAGCAAATCGCGGCAAGAATCCGCGAGCTAGACTGATTTGCGCCCCCTCAAAGTCCACTTGCACATCTTTGTGCATACGACTTGCCGCGGACTCAACCATGGATTTTACTTTGTTCGGAGCAATCAAGCCACGAATGACAAGACCCAAGACAACGGCGAGCAAAACGCCGCTAAATAAAACAAAACGGCCCGGTTGTTCAGCAATCAGGTTCTTATCATCTTCAGAATATCTTGGAGTTCGCGGCCCAGCCATCATCACTTCATTTTGACGAAGCTTCGGCGGACCGACAACGAGAATTCAAACTATTTGGACTACTTCGTCGGACTATTTAAATTCAAATGAAATGACTTCGTAATCTTTGTCGCCTTTAGGGCTTTGTACGAGGACAGAATCACCGACTTTTTTACCGATCAAAGCACGGGCTAACGGAGACAAAATCGAAATCATGCCTTGTTTTACGTCAGCTTCGTCCACGCCAACGATTTGGTAAGTGGATTCTTCATCCGTCTCTTCGTCGCGGATAGTGACGTGCGCACCAAATACGATGCGATCCGATTTGATTTCAGCTGGATTGATGATTTCCGCACCGGCGATTTTGCCTTGAATTTCAGCAATACGGCCTTCAATCATGCCCTGGCGCTCTTTAGCAGCATCGTACTGAGAGTTTTCACTGAGGTCACCATG
The DNA window shown above is from Bdellovibrionales bacterium and carries:
- the greA gene encoding transcription elongation factor GreA; translation: MADTLPMTVRGKALLDAELKRLLVEERPDVIRAIEEARAHGDLSENSQYDAAKERQGMIEGRIAEIQGKIAGAEIINPAEIKSDRIVFGAHVTIRDEETDEESTYQIVGVDEADVKQGMISILSPLARALIGKKVGDSVLVQSPKGDKDYEVISFEFK